One genomic segment of Dehalogenimonas alkenigignens includes these proteins:
- a CDS encoding hydrogenase small subunit produces the protein MTVRLSRRHFVELAAGSTAALGMSLFKYPEFERLLAQSLQEVPVIWFQGSGCNGCSVSVLNTFPVTIQNLLLTEVVSGKHVSLRVHNTVMAAQGDLAMKALYDTETGPFALVVEGGIPLKDGGFYCEVGEKDGHGIPMTETIGRLGPKAIATIAIGTCASSGGISSTPPNIGEVVGVAEFYKQKGITTPVINVPGCPPHPDWFVGTLAQVLMNGPESVEVDEDLRPLAFYGKTIHDQCPRRGSFTANQFAKNFGEPDCLYLLGCKGPVTHADCNIRLWNNKTRWCIEAGAPCIGCAELKFPGHLGPIHEPIDLSKTLDKAAIGIAAAAAVVGVTAAAVTKSSGEKSGH, from the coding sequence GTGACAGTAAGACTTTCTCGACGTCATTTTGTCGAACTCGCCGCCGGTTCCACCGCCGCGCTCGGCATGTCCCTTTTCAAATACCCCGAATTTGAGCGCCTGCTGGCTCAGTCGCTGCAGGAAGTGCCGGTCATCTGGTTTCAGGGTTCCGGCTGCAACGGCTGCTCCGTTTCAGTTTTGAACACCTTCCCGGTCACCATCCAGAACCTGCTGCTCACCGAGGTTGTCTCCGGCAAGCATGTTTCCCTGCGTGTTCACAACACCGTCATGGCGGCCCAGGGCGACCTGGCTATGAAAGCTCTGTACGACACCGAGACCGGTCCCTTTGCCCTGGTCGTCGAGGGCGGCATCCCGCTCAAAGACGGCGGCTTTTACTGCGAAGTTGGCGAAAAGGACGGCCACGGCATCCCGATGACCGAAACCATCGGCCGGCTCGGCCCGAAGGCCATCGCCACCATCGCCATCGGCACCTGCGCTTCCTCCGGCGGTATCTCTTCGACCCCGCCCAATATCGGCGAGGTGGTCGGTGTGGCCGAGTTCTACAAGCAGAAAGGCATCACCACGCCGGTGATCAACGTGCCGGGCTGCCCGCCCCACCCGGACTGGTTCGTCGGCACGCTGGCCCAGGTACTCATGAACGGCCCGGAGTCCGTCGAAGTCGATGAGGACCTGCGGCCGCTGGCTTTCTACGGTAAAACGATTCATGATCAGTGCCCCCGCCGCGGCAGTTTTACCGCCAACCAGTTCGCCAAGAATTTCGGCGAGCCGGATTGCCTCTACCTGCTAGGCTGCAAAGGTCCGGTGACCCACGCCGACTGCAATATCCGTTTGTGGAACAACAAAACCCGCTGGTGCATCGAAGCCGGCGCCCCGTGCATCGGCTGCGCCGAGCTAAAGTTCCCCGGCCACCTCGGCCCGATCCACGAGCCGATCGACCTGTCTAAAACCCTCGACAAGGCTGCCATCGGCATCGCCGCCGCCGCCGCGGTGGTCGGCGTCACCGCCGCCGCCGTCACCAAATCATCGGGCGAAAAGTCCGGGCACTAA
- a CDS encoding 4Fe-4S dicluster domain-containing protein: MPAGMLIDTTKCILCLRCENECHSFYGLPNKRLEGTDDAPELDAYHYVVLQAHEVATPTGRRTIGVSKRCLHCFSPACASVCPVGALHKTKEGPVVWEEGKCIGCRYCQNACPFDIPKFEWDVAWPKIQKCIFCHEKRLLQGKTPVCAEVCPTQAIRFGERADMIALAHQRIAESPEKYFNHVYGEEEVGGTLKLYIGAVDMRQLGFPSEVEPEMYPEYTHEFLSKIPIEIASLALFLGGAYLFRSRREAALAKQNHDTEKRG, from the coding sequence ATGCCTGCCGGAATGCTCATCGACACTACCAAGTGCATCCTCTGTCTGAGATGCGAAAACGAGTGCCACAGTTTCTACGGGCTCCCCAATAAACGGCTGGAAGGTACCGACGACGCGCCGGAACTCGACGCCTATCATTACGTGGTTTTACAAGCTCATGAGGTGGCAACCCCCACCGGCCGGCGCACCATCGGCGTGTCCAAGCGCTGCCTGCACTGTTTCAGCCCGGCCTGCGCGTCGGTCTGCCCGGTTGGAGCGCTGCACAAAACTAAAGAGGGTCCGGTGGTCTGGGAGGAAGGCAAGTGTATCGGCTGCCGCTACTGCCAGAATGCCTGCCCGTTCGATATCCCCAAGTTTGAATGGGACGTCGCCTGGCCCAAAATCCAGAAGTGCATCTTCTGCCATGAGAAACGGCTGCTGCAGGGCAAAACCCCGGTCTGCGCCGAAGTCTGCCCCACCCAGGCCATCCGTTTCGGCGAGCGGGCCGACATGATCGCCCTGGCGCACCAGCGCATCGCGGAAAGCCCTGAAAAGTATTTCAATCACGTTTACGGCGAGGAAGAAGTCGGCGGGACTCTGAAGCTGTACATCGGCGCGGTGGATATGCGCCAGCTTGGCTTCCCGAGTGAGGTTGAGCCAGAAATGTACCCGGAATACACCCATGAATTCCTGAGCAAGATCCCCATTGAGATCGCTTCTCTCGCTCTGTTCCTGGGAGGCGCCTATCTCTTCCGCAGCCGCCGCGAAGCCGCTCTGGCGAAGCAAAATCATGACACTGAGAAGCGAGGTTAA